CGTTTGGCGGCATCCTCGTTATCATCAATGACCACAAAAGGTTTTCCTGCAGACATCATTTCGGAAACCAGCCGGGTGCCGGTCCTGCCGTAGCCGCAGATGATTATATGCTGTTTCATTGAGGCGATTTTTTTCATCATGGATCTTCTCCCGAGAACATTGGTTACGCTGCGCTGGAACATGAATTCGGCAAATCGGCCGAGGCTGTAGGCCATGACGCCGACGCCGCCGAAAATGAGCAAGGAGGTGAACATCCGGCCGGCATCGGAAAGGGGATGTACTTCGGTAATACCTACGGTGGAAATGGTGATGACGGTCATGTAGAAGGCGTCAAGAGCGCCCCAGCCTTCAAGTTGCATATAGCCCACGGTTCCGAAAATCAGAATCGCCAGAATCGCGCCGCCGCCGTTGCGGATTCCGGCCCGAAGCTGGTCGTTAATGAGCTTGGTATGCATGGAAACAGTAAAACGGATTCATTCGGCACTTTCCAAACCTAAATTCTTTTTAGTAGCTTGGGTTTTGAGGTTTTATGCATTCATTTACCAGAACAGTTTTTCTCGGCCGTGTGGCCCTTTTTGCGGGAGGATTCGCTGCAGTCAAGACCGAGGCCAGAGCGTCATCAGGGACGGTGTCATTGAGCTATATTGCGCGATTATACTCCATGAAGATCAGTATCTTCGGGAAGAAAATCCGCATGGAAAACAAATATAACCGGGTTGAAATTGAAACCAACAGCCGGCGGGCCTATGTCAACGGCGTTATGATCTGGCTGCATGAGCCTTGCCGGAAACAGAGCAGCGGGTGGGCCATTCGGGAAGTAGATTTTAAGAAGGGCATCGATCCTATTCTGCGTACCTACGCCTATGCGCCGAAACGTATGCCCCGGCTGGTGGTGTTGGATCCGGGGCACGGCGGAAAAGATACCGGATCGATCAGCCCGAAAGGCTATCGGGAAAAGGATATTGTGCTCGATATTTCCCATCGTGTCCGCAAGTTGCTGGAGGCCAAGGGAATCCGGGTTCGCATGACACGTACCGGTGATACTTATCCGCAGCTCGACGCCCGCACCGCATATGCTTACAAAAACGGGGCCGACCTGTTTGTCAGCGTCCATGCCAATGCAGCCGGCGCGACCTCTGCGAGCGGCGTGGAAACATTCATCACTGCCGCTGCCGGATATGATTCGAGCAATCATTACGGGCAGGCCGGCGATAAATTTGCATTTAAAAACAACACCTATGATGCGCTCAACGCCGCACTCGGCTTTTCCATCCACAGTAATATAATGAAAATGACCAAACGCGACGACCGCGGCTTGCGTCGGGCCCGCTATTCTGTGCTGAAGCATTGTTCCTGTCCGGCTGCGTTGGTGGAGTGCGGTTTTTTGACCAATCCCGACGAGGAATCACTGCTTAACACTTCCAGCTACCGGGAGAGCTGTGCGCGCGGTATTGCCAACGGGGTGCTTGGCTACTTTACACTGATGAAGCGGGCCTTGAGATAATGCAGGAATTTACACTCACCTAATACACCTTATTGCAATACGTCTTTTGCGGTTGCAACCCGGTGACGAAGCGCGTAGCTTGGATTTTTATTCGCTAGGGGTGCCTCCGTCGGTTCGGGGGCTGAGATTCCAACCCTTGGAACCTGCGCGGGTTATGCTGCGAAGGGAAGCGATGCTTCTTCCTTTCCGAACCGTGCATTGATGAAAGATTGGTGGTGTATTATGAGCGGTTACGGAAAATATTTTCCCAGGTCTGAAAAAACATACGTGGAAGGATCGCGCCCGGATATCCGGGTTCCGTTCCGGAAAATCAAATTGCACGGAGATAACGAAGATCTCAATGTTTACGACGTCAGCGGTCCCTATACCGACGCCTCCTATGAACCGGATCTGAAACTGGGATTGCCCGCTATTCGTGAACAATGGATTTCCGAGCGCGGGGATGTTGAAGCGCACACGGCCGGCGTTAAAATCCTGACCAATCCGGAAAAGGCCTTCAAAGGGCTTCAGCGCCAGCCGTTGCGCGCCAAAGGCGGTGCTTCCGTTACGCAGCTGACGTATGCGAAAAACGGCATCGTTACCCCGGAAATGGAATTTGTGGCGATCCGCGAGCGGGTCGATGCGGAATTTGTACGCGAAGAGGTCGCGGCCGGTCGTGCAGTTATTCCGCTTAATATCAACCATCCTGAGGCTGAGCCGATGATCATCGGCCGTAAATTTAAAACCAAGATCAATGCCAATATCGGCAATTCCGCGCTCGGGTCGTCCATTGAAGAAGAGGTCGAAAAAATGCGCTGGGCAACGCTCTGGGGCGCGGATACCGTGATGGACCTTTCCACCGGTACGGATATACATGATACGCGTGAGTGGATTGTCCGCAATTCGCCGACACCGATCGGTACCGTCCCGCTTTATCAGGCACTGAAGAAAATCGATGACAATGCCGACGGCCTCTGCTGGGAACTTTATCGGGATACACTCATTGAACAGGCGGAGCAGGGAATCGACTATTTCACCATTCATGCCGGTGTGCTGAAAAAAGATATTCCTGCCGCCAAAGAGCGGAAGCTGGGAATGGTCAGCCGCGGCGGTTCCATTATGGCGAAGTGGATGGTCGATAATGATCAGGAAAACTTTTTGTATACCCACTTCCGCGAAATCTGCGAAATCATGAAAGCCTATGATATTACCTTCTCACTGGGCGACGGCATGCGGCCGGGCTGTATTGCCGATGCCAACGACGAGGCCCAGCTTTCTGAGCTGAAAACGCTGGGTGAGCTGACGAAGATTGCCTGGGAATACGGCTGTCAGGTGATGATAGAAGGGCCGGGCCATGTGCCGCTCGATAAGATTAAAGTCAATATGGATAAGCAGCTTGAAGACTGTTATGAAGCACCGTTCTATACGCTCGGCCCGCTCGTGACGGATATTGCCGCCGGTTATGATCATATTAATTCCGCCATTGGTGGCGCGGTGATTGGCTGGTACGGCACATCAATGCTCTGTTATGTGACGCCGA
This is a stretch of genomic DNA from Pontiella agarivorans. It encodes these proteins:
- the thiC gene encoding phosphomethylpyrimidine synthase ThiC, with the translated sequence MKDWWCIMSGYGKYFPRSEKTYVEGSRPDIRVPFRKIKLHGDNEDLNVYDVSGPYTDASYEPDLKLGLPAIREQWISERGDVEAHTAGVKILTNPEKAFKGLQRQPLRAKGGASVTQLTYAKNGIVTPEMEFVAIRERVDAEFVREEVAAGRAVIPLNINHPEAEPMIIGRKFKTKINANIGNSALGSSIEEEVEKMRWATLWGADTVMDLSTGTDIHDTREWIVRNSPTPIGTVPLYQALKKIDDNADGLCWELYRDTLIEQAEQGIDYFTIHAGVLKKDIPAAKERKLGMVSRGGSIMAKWMVDNDQENFLYTHFREICEIMKAYDITFSLGDGMRPGCIADANDEAQLSELKTLGELTKIAWEYGCQVMIEGPGHVPLDKIKVNMDKQLEDCYEAPFYTLGPLVTDIAAGYDHINSAIGGAVIGWYGTSMLCYVTPKEHLGLPNRDDVKEGVIVHKIAAHAADLAKGVPGAMDWDEAMRKARGEFRWVDQFNLTFDPLRAKQYRLESLPEEERDKTDQHYCSMCGEQYCSMRISAQIRNS
- a CDS encoding N-acetylmuramoyl-L-alanine amidase family protein; amino-acid sequence: MENKYNRVEIETNSRRAYVNGVMIWLHEPCRKQSSGWAIREVDFKKGIDPILRTYAYAPKRMPRLVVLDPGHGGKDTGSISPKGYREKDIVLDISHRVRKLLEAKGIRVRMTRTGDTYPQLDARTAYAYKNGADLFVSVHANAAGATSASGVETFITAAAGYDSSNHYGQAGDKFAFKNNTYDALNAALGFSIHSNIMKMTKRDDRGLRRARYSVLKHCSCPAALVECGFLTNPDEESLLNTSSYRESCARGIANGVLGYFTLMKRALR